From Actinomyces slackii, a single genomic window includes:
- a CDS encoding TetR/AcrR family transcriptional regulator has translation MRASNRDRIVEGALELALSSGFEALTFEALAEHVGLTRGGLVYHFATKQALLEGIAATLLSRWRAQAQAELGKPVEDSNRSERIRALAASTVGSQVLPGELSFLLSGGPEAAALAEAWSQLCRDWIGDPGELDPIQRVAILAIDGWWANQALQTGYHDPDDEETRRLIIALAAGDRAL, from the coding sequence ATGAGGGCCTCCAATCGCGACCGCATCGTTGAGGGCGCGCTGGAGCTGGCTCTCAGCAGCGGCTTCGAGGCGCTGACCTTCGAGGCGCTGGCCGAGCACGTGGGGCTGACCCGTGGAGGGCTGGTCTACCACTTCGCCACCAAGCAGGCGCTGCTGGAGGGGATCGCCGCAACCCTGCTGTCGCGCTGGCGAGCCCAGGCGCAGGCAGAGCTGGGCAAGCCGGTGGAGGACTCCAACCGCTCTGAGCGGATACGGGCCCTGGCCGCCAGCACCGTTGGCAGTCAGGTGCTGCCGGGAGAGCTGTCCTTCCTCCTGTCCGGCGGCCCGGAGGCGGCCGCGCTGGCCGAGGCCTGGAGCCAGCTGTGCAGGGACTGGATCGGCGATCCTGGGGAGCTCGACCCCATCCAGCGCGTGGCGATCCTGGCCATCGACGGCTGGTGGGCCAACCAGGCGCTGCAGACCGGCTACCACGACCCTGACGACGAGGAGACCCGCCGTCTGATCATCGCCCTGGCCGCCGGTGACCGGGCCCTGTAG